The segment GAACGCGAGGGTCGCCTCGATGGTCTTGCCGCCGGGGCCGGCGGAGTCGCCGCCGTCCCCGCAGGCGCCCAGGCCGGCGGTGATCGTGGTGGCGGCGCCCAGGAGGCCCGCATATCGGAGCAGGTTCCGGCGCGACAGGCCCTTGTCATCCATCGTCATCCCCAAGTCTTCGTTATGTAGGACGTCCTACGTCCGACGTACTGCGTATGCGGTACCTTAGGAGCGCGCCTCCACCAGGTCAAGAAGTCAGGATCAGCAACCCGGCTCGCGGCCGGAGGCACAACAGGCACATCCGGCACCCACGAGGGACTTTTCAGATGCGGGAACCCCGATGAGGCGGCGAGTCGCGCCGGCCGCCGGCGCCACGCGCCGGCCCAGCCGTACCGATGAGGTGCAACAGCAGATCAAGCAGCTCATCCTCGAACGTGGCCTGACCGCCGGGGACCCGATGCCCACCGAGCTCGAGTTGCTCGACGAGATCAACGTCAGCCGCAACTCGCTGCGTGAGGCGCTCAAGGCGCTGCAGGCCGTCGGCATCGTGGAGATCCGCCACGGCTTCGGGATGTACGTCGGCACGATGTCGCTGGTCTCGCTCGTCGACGAGCTCACCTTCCACGGCCGGATGTCGCTGCAGGCCGGCCGCAACGACCTGCGCCACCTGGTGCAGATCCGCGAGGTCCTCGAGTCCGGGCTGATCCAGCAGGTCATCCGTGGCCGGGAGGCCGGCACTCCGGCCGCCGCCGAGCTGGCCGAGGTGATGGAGCAGATGGAGGCCGAGGCCCGCGCCGGCAGCGTGACCCCGGAGACCGACAAGCGGTTCCACGAGCTTCTGTACGAGCCACTCGGCAACCCGCTCGTCACGCAGCTGCTGGCGGCGTTCTGGGACGTCTACCACGCCCTGCACACCGAACTCGACGAGGCCGACGAGACCCCGGTCGAGATCGCCGCCCGCCACCGCCGGGTCTACGACGCGGTCTGCGCCGGCGACATCGACGAGTCGGTCGCCGCCCTCAACGAGCACTTCAGCGGGATACGCCGCCGCCTGAGCTGAGCCCGTTCACTCGGCCGCCGCGGCCAGGCGGCCGGCCAGCTCGCGCAGGTGGGCGATCAGTTCCGGCGGCTCGTGGACGCGGAAGCGGAATCCGAACCGCCCGACGTACAGAGCCAGTTCGTCCAGCGAGTTCGAGCCGGTGTGCAGGACGCAGCTCGTCTCATCGACGGCTTCCAGAGCGCCGATCGTCGGTGGGATGCGCTCGGCGGCCTCGGCGGGCGGCACGTGCAGGGTGATCCGCGCCCGGCACCGGTAGGGGGCGGTGGAGACACCCCGGGTCACATAGGCCGCGAGGTCCTCGTCGGGCAGCGGGCGCGGGCTGAACCGGGGGCCGGTCGGCACCCGCGGGCGCATCCGGTCCACCCGGTAGGTGCGCCAGTCCTGCCGGTCGACGTCCCAGCCGACCAGATACCAGCGGCGCCCGGTGTGCACCAGCCGGTACGGCTCCGCGACCCGCAGCGTGGACACCGCATCCTGCCGGGTGTAGTCGAACCGCAGGCGGTGCTGGTCGCGACAGGCGGCGGCGACGGCGGTGAGCACGTCCGGATCCACAGTGATGCCGCCGGGGACGGCGACGGTCACCGAGCGCAGCAGGTCGACGCGTTGGCGTACCCGCGACGGCAGCACCTGCTCCAGCTTGGCCAGCGCCCGCAGCGAGATCTCCTCGATGCCGGTGATCGAGCCGCTCGCGGCGGTCCGCAGGCCCACCGCGACGGCCACCGCCTCCTCGTCGTCGAGCAGCAGCGGCGGCAGCCGCGTGCCGGCGCCGAGCCGGTATCCGGCAGCGCCCGCTGTGGCGTGCACCGGATAACCCAGGTCACGCAGTTTCTGGATGTCGCGCCGCACGGTACGCACGTCGACGTCGAGGTTGCGGGCGAGTTCGGTGCCGCTCCACTCGCGCGGGGTCTGCAACAGGGCGAGCAGTCGCAGCAGCCGCGCCGAGGTTTCTGCCATGCCGCCGATATTCGCACAGAGCTAGGACCGAAGCTGTCCTAGGCGGTCCGTAGCGTTGTCGGTATGAGCGAACAGATCACACCCTTCCGGATCGACATCGCCGACGAGCGCCTGGACGACCTGCGCCGCCGCCTGCAAGCCACCCGCTGGCCGGAGCCGCTGCCCGGCGACGACTGGACGACCGGGGTGCCGACCGGTTGGCTGCGCAAGCTCGCCGAGTACTGGCGCACCGAATTCGACTGGCGGGCGGCGGAGCGGCGGCTCAACTCGTTCCCGCAGTTCACCACCGCCATCGACGGGCAGCGCATCCACTTCCTGCACGTGCGCTCCCCGCACCCGGACGCGCTGCCGCTCGTGCTGACCCACGGCTGGCCGGGCTCGGTCGCCGAGTTCCTCGACCTGATCGGGCCGCTGACCGAGCCGGACGACCCGGCCGACGCCTTTCACCTGGTCATCCCGTCACTGCCCGGCTTCGGCTTCTCCGGGCCGACCGCCGACGGCGGCTGGGACACCGACCGGATCGCCCGCGCCTGGGCGGAACTGATGCGCCGGCTCGGCTACGAGAGGTACGGCGTGCAGGGTGGCGACATCGGCGCGGCGGTCAGCCCGCGGGTGGCCCGGACTGCGCCGAAGAACGTGGTCGGCGTACACGTCAACGGCGATCCCGGCCCGATGCCGCCGATGGAGCTCTCTGATGAAGAGCTGGCGTCGCTCAGCGAGGTGGAGCGCGACCGGATCGCCCGGATCCAGGAGTTCATGCAGGAGCAGTTCGGCTACATCGCCATCCAGTCGACCCGGCCGCAGACCCTCGCATACGGGCTGACCGACTCGCCGGCCGGGCAGCTGGCCTGGATCATGGACAAGTTCCGGGAGTGGACGCATCCGCGGCCGACGCTGCCCGAGGAGATCATCAGCCGGGACTGGCTGCTCACCAACGCCAGCATCTACTGGTTCACCGCCACGGCGGGCAGCGCGGCGTACGTGGGATACGGCCAGTCGAACTGGGGCGCGGTCGACGAGAACTCCGGCGTGCCCACCGGGGTCATCGTCTTCGCCCAGGACATCGGGATCCGCCGGTACGCCGAGACCCAGAACACCATCGTCCGCTGGACGGACGTCGACCACGGCGGGCACTTCGCAGCGCTGGAGGAGCCGGACCTGCTCGTCGCCGACGTCCGCGACTTCTTCCGCGACCTGCGCTGAACCGCGGTCAGAAGCCGGAGCCGTCCTCGGTGTCGATCGCGGTGGCCGCGACGGCCGCTCCGTCGAGGGTCGCGGTGCGGCCCACGGTGTCCAGTGATGGCGCGGGCCGTGGTTCGTCACCGACGGTGAGAACGCCGACCTGGGTGCCGTCGGGCAGGACGATCCAACCGCCCTTCACCCGGGCGCCGCGTACGTCCGCCGCGGCCCGGAAGAGTGCGGACGGTTTGCGAACGGCGGGGACGGCGAAAACGATGTCGCGGTCACCGAGGGTGATCCGGCCGGTCGCCTTCGCGGAGGTGAAGACGCCGTCGAGGGTCCCCTGTTTGCCGGTCAGGTGGTACGCGCCACCGGCCACGGTGCCGCGGAACCAGGCCTCGACCCGGTTCCCGTCACACAGGTAGGCGATGGCCACGCCGTCACGCAGGGCCAGGAAGAGGGTTCCGGCGCCGCCGGGCAGTCGTGCGGCGTACGTCGCCCGGGTCCTCTCGGCTGCGGTCGCCGCCACCGTGGCCACCCTGATCGAAGCCATCGGGGCGGCTGCCGACGCCGGTGCGCTGACCGCGGGCATCGAGCCGTCCGCGGAGCCGTCCGTCGCCTGGTTCACCGCCAGACCGAGGGCGACCGAGACCCCGACGGTGAAGCCGACCGTGACCTTGAGGCTGACCCGGATCCGGTGGGGCGGCGCCGCGGCGGGTTCCGGCGCGGCGTCTCGCGGGCGGGCGACGGGCGGCACCGGCACGGTTGCCCGCCAGGTGGGTTCCGCATCGTCGAACCGGGTGGCCGGGATGGGCGCGGTCTGCAGCGGCCTGGTCGGCGACGTCCGGGTGCCGCCGGTGTCCGTGCCGGCGGTCGCCGCACGCAGGTGAGCGGCGACATTCCGCGCCGCCGGGCGGTCGCGTGGCTCCGCTGCCAGACAGTTGCGGGCCAGCAACGGCAGGTCGGCCCGCACAGCCTCAGCCGGAGGCAAACCCGTGATCATCTCGGCGAGCAGCACGCCGAGGGCGTACACGTCGGCGGCGGCCGTCGCCGTACCGCCGCCGAGCACTTCAGGGGCGACGTAGCCCGGCGCCCCGGCGACCGAACACAGCGCCGACACGCCGAAGTCACTGACCTTGACGGCAAGCGCGCCGGTCACCAGCACGTTCTCCGGCTTGAGGTCCAGGTGGAGGATGCCCTGCGCGTGCGCGGCCGCCAGCGCGGACGCCACCTGAAGCCCGATCGCCCCGGCCTCGCCGGTGCTGAGCCGGCCACCGCGGGCCGCCAGGTGCTGCCGCAGGTTCACCCCGTCCACATACTCCGTCAGGAACGCGATCTGCCCGCCCTCGACCACCAGGTCGTGCAGGGCCACGACGGACTCGTGGCGCAGCCCGCGCAGGACGGCCTCCTCCTGCAGGATCACGTCGCGGACACGGCGGTCACCGGCGTACCGGGCATGCAGCAGTTTGGCCGCGAGCGGTGGCCCGCCCCACCGGTTGGTGGCGCGCCGCATCACCGCCCACGCGCCCCGGCCGATCTCCTCGTGCAACAGGTAACCGCATCCGAGCGGCTCTTCACCGGCCATTTCCGGACTTCCTTTCCGCCAGCCGGTGGAGTCACCGAGCGAACCGTGATGGCTACCGGAAGTATCGGCGCTTGACGGATCGGCCACATCCGGACGGATCGCCATATTCGCCTCCATCGGGACCATCTGGTTCACCGCCATTCGGACGATGAGGGTGGAAAGGTGCAGCTCGCGCCCCATGTTCGATCGACGATTCCTGATCGACTCCGCAGCCGGGATCGTGCAGGCCCATCCGATCGGGCTAGCCCCACCGGGGGAAAGCCGTCCGGGTCTAATGTGGGTGACGGGGAGGAAGTCCGTTGTCCGGTCGGCTGCGGGATGCACACCGCTCGTCAGCGGTGTGGCTGATCCTGGCCGCCGTGACGCTCGCCGCCGGCTGCGCGGCCGGTGATCCGCCGCCACCACCGGCCTCCGGGCTGACGATGGCGGTGCCGCGGGCATCACACACCGCGACGCCGTTGCCCGGCGGTCGCGTACTGATCGTCGGTGGTTGCGTGGTGGACCACTGCGACGGCGCTGCCGGCGCCGACAGCGAGCTGTTCGACCCGGTGACGGGCCGGTTCACTCCCGGCGCCCCGCTGTCGGTGCCGCGGGCCGGGCACACCGCGACCGCCCTGGCCGACGGCCGTGTCCTCGTGGCCGGCGGGTTCTCCGGCGAGCGGCAGCCACCACTCGCCGGCGCCGAGGTGTACGACCCGGCGGCCGGCCGGTTCGAGCCGGCCGGCGCGATGTCGCAGCGCCGCGCGGAGCACACCGCCACCCGCCTGCAGGACGGGAGGGTGCTCATCGCCGGCGGCACGAACGGCATGGACACTCTCGCCGGCGCCGAGATCTACGACCCGGCGACCGGCCGGTTCAGCGCCGCCGCGGAGCTGCCCGGCCGACGGTCGATGCACGGCGCGACGCTGCTCGCGAACGGTCAGGTGCTCGTCGCGGGCGGCCGGTCCGCGCGCGACCGGCTGGTCGACACCGCAGCGGTGTACGACCCGGCAGCCGGCTCCTGGCGCGCGGCCGGCCGGCTCGACGCGCCGAAGTACAAACTGGCCGTCGCCGCACTGCCGGACGGCGGCGCCCTGGTCGTGGGCGGCCAGACCGCCGACGACCGGCAGGCCCGGCTGTCCCGCACCGAACTCTTCGATCCCCGCTCGGGTACGTTCCGGCCGGGCCCGACCATGTCGGAGCCGCGATACAAGATCTCCGACGCGGTGGTCACCCTGGCCGACGGCCGGGTCGTCATCGCGGGCGGGTACGGCGCCGAGACCTACGCCGACGGCGCGCTGCGCGCGCTGGGAACCGTTCCGGGGCCGGAGCGCCAGTTCCCCGCGGCGGCCGCGCTCCCGGACGGCCGGGTCCTCATCACCGGCGGCTACGACGATCGCACCTACCTCACGGCGACCGCCGTGGTCATCCGCCCGTGATGAGTCCTGCCGCCCAGCGCCGTCTCAATATGCATGAGCGCACATGACACGCAACCGCAGACCGCCGACGGCAAGGTTCTCTGGCACTTCAGCATGTCGCTGGACGGATTCGTCGCCGGGCCGCACCACGCGATGGACTGGCTGGTCGGCACGCCGACGCGGCCCGGCCTGATCGCCGAGTACACCACCACCACCGGCGCGGTGCTGGCCGGGCGCAACGGGTTCGACGCGATGCCGGGCGCCCGCCCGTACGGCGACGACTGGCAGGGACCGATCTTCATCCTCACCCACCACCCGCAGGACGCGCCGCCGACGCCGGGCATCACGTTCCTCAGCTGCGACGTGGCCGAGGCCGTCCGGATCGGGCTGGACGCGGCAGGTGGCAAGAACCTGGAGGTGTTCTCGCCGACGATCGGCCGGCAACTGCTCGCCCTGGGCCTGATCGACGAGATCGACATCCACATCTCACCGGTGCTGCTCGGCGACGGCATCCGCCTGTTCGACAACCCGGGCGGCAAGCCGGTCGCCCTGCACCGGGTCGGCGCCGGGGACCCGCTCGAGGAGGTCAACGTGCGCTACCGGCCGGCGCCGGCCCGCCACTAGGCGCGTGCCCTGATCCCGTCGAGCAACTGGCCGAGCACGTGGACGCATTCGTCGGTGGCCGCGCCCGCGTCGCCGGAGGCGGCCACGTAGCGGGCCGCCTCGTTGAGGGCGCCGAGCAGCAGCTGGGCCAGGGGTGCGGCCGGTTGCGGAGTCAGCACGCCGGCGTCGATCAGGTTCTGCACGGCGCTCTGCACGAGTCCCAGGCCGTACTGTTCGTTGAGCTGCTGCCAGCCGGCGGCGCCGAGGACCGCCGGGGCGTCGCGGAGCACGACCTGGTCGATGCGCGGGTCGGCGTACGCGGTGAGGAAGACCCGGGCGCCCCGCAGCAGTCCGGCGACCGGGTCGGCCGCGGGTTCGGCCAGGGCCGAGGTCACCTGGGCGACGATCTCCGTCTCGACGAGTTCCACGACCGCGCCGAACAACTCGGCCTTGTCACGGAACTGATGGTAGAGGGCGCCCCGGGTGACACCCGCCGTGTGGACGATCTCCTCGGTGCCGACATCGGCGTATCCGCGCTGCTCGAACAACGTCCGGGCGGCGGTGATCAACCGCTCCCGGGTCGCGGCGGACCGCTGGGCGTGCTTGGTCGTCCTGGGCTCCATCGACATCCCACCCTTGAATGCATACAGGCTGTATGCAATTGTGCGTACAGGCTGTACGCATGTGAGGAGGGCATCGTATGCCGCACGCCGCACTGCCCGCGGGCACCATCCACTACCGCGACACCGGACACGGCCGTCCAGTGGTCCTGCTGCACGGACTCCTGCAGGACGGGCGGCTGTGGAACCCGGTCGCCGACCGGCTCGCCGGCCACCTGCGCTGCATCACACCCGATCTGCCGCTCGGCGCGCACCGGGTCGCGATGCGCCCCGGCGCCGACCTGAGCGCCTCCGGTGTCGCCGGCACTGTGGCCGATCTGCTCGACCACCTCGACCTACGGGACGTGACCATCGTCGGCAACGACACCGGCGGTGTGATCGCCCAGGTCCTCGCCGCCCACCGGCCCGACCGCCTGGGCCGGCTGGTGCTGACCAGCTGCGAGGCGTTCGACAACGTGCCGCCTGCGGTATTCCGGACCCTGCCGGTGGCCGCCCGGCTCGGGCTGCTTCCGGCGCTGCTGTCGGCCCTGCGCGTGCGCCCGCTGCGGGCGCTGCCGACGGGGTACGGCTGGCTGACCCGCAACCCGCTCCCCCATGATCTGATCGACGACTGGATCGCGGCCTACTACCGTTCGCCGGACGTCCGCCGCGACACCCGCCGCTTCGTCGCCTCACTCGGCGACCGGCGCCTGTTGACCCGCCTCGCCGACAAGCTGGCCGACTTCCCGCATCCGTCGCTGATCGTGTGGGCGGCCGACGACAAACTGTTCCCGCCCGCCCACGCCGGGCGGCTCGGCCGGCTCCTGAACGCCGCACAGGTCGAACTCGTCGCGGACTCCCGCACCTGGCTGATGATCGACCAGCCGGACCGCACCGCCGCGTTGATCCGCAACTTCGTCGAGGACACCAGGCTCACCCGCCGCGGAGGATGCGGTGGGCCGGCCGGCACGGCACCGTCGTAGGAGGACAGGGAGGGGCCGGAGATGGCAGTCGACACATTCATGGCCTACGTCGGCGCGTACCCCAGCGTGGCCGCGGCCCAGCAGGACTACGAACTGGTGAAATCGCTGCACCGCGACGCCGGGCTGATCGACGCGTACGACGCCGCCGTGCTGGAGCGACACGCGGACGGCAAGACGAAGGTGATCAGGAAGCACGAGACGCCCACGCGCGCCGGCGGGTTGCTGGGCGGCGGGATCGGGCTGGCCGTCGGGCTGTCCGCGGTGATCTTCCCGTTCGCAGCGCTCGGCGGCGGGCTGCTGGCCGCCACGACGGCCGGTGGCGCGGTGATCGGCGCGGTGGCGGGACACGCCGCCGCCGGGATGAGCCGCGACGATCTTCAGGAGCTCGGCGAGCTGCTGGACTCCGGCGAGGCGGGCCTGGTGGTGGTCGCGGCCGCCGAGATGGGCCCGCAGGTGGAACGCGTGATGCGGCAGAGCGCGCAGAACGTGGCCGCCCGCGAGATCAAGGCCGACGCCACCGCGATCGCGCAGGACGTCAAGGCGGCCGAGGCGACCTAGCCGGGAAGGGATCGAGGATGCAGAGCAGTTACGCGAGTGAGCGTCCCACCGGCGCCGGAACAGCGCCGGCCGCCACGACCTGGATCGGAGTCGTGGTCTTCGCCGGGATCATGATGCTGGCGCTGGGCTCGTTCCAGGTGATGGAGGGTGTGGTCGCCCTCTACCGCCAGCAGGCGCACCCGATCGCGCTGGACCGCCTGATGATCGAGGTGAACTACACGGCCTGGGGCTGGACGCATCTGATCCTCGGCCTGCTCACCGTCGGCACCGGCGTCGGCGTCCTGCTCGGGCAGACGTGGGCACGGGTCGTCGGCATCATCATCACCGCCGGCGCTGCCCTGGTGCACTTCTCCTTCCTGGCCGCGGCGCCGTTCTGGTGCACCATCCTGATCACCATGAACGTCATCATCATCTACGCGCTGGCCGTTCACGGGCGAGACGTTCGTAGCCGGCCCTGACCCCGATCAGCAGCGCACCGGTCAGCACCGCGCCCGTCGCGAGCGGCCGCAGCCAGGACCGGCGGTACTCGCCGTGCAGTGCCGCCTGCGGCGCCGGTGTGAAGACGTTGCCGGGGTGCGGCGCGACCGCCTCCCGGGACAGGCCGCCGGCCCGCATCAACGGGCCGACCAGCGCGTCGTACAGGGCCGGGGTTGCCACGAAACCGAAGCTGATCAGCCGGTTCGCGGCGCCGACCGGCACGGTGGCCCGCGGCCGCCGGGCGCAGCGCACGATGGCGCGCGCCACCTTGGCCGGCGAGTCGACCGGCGGCGGAGGCTGCCCGTAACGGCCCGCGTAGTTCGCCGCGTTGCGGTAGATCGGGGTGTTCACCGCGCCCGGTGAGACCAGGCAGACGTGGATGTCGGCGGCGTCGCGGGTCTCCTGTCGCAGCGACCGGACCAGGGCGCGCAGCCCCCACTTGCTGGTGACGTAAGAACTCGTGTACGGGGTGACCACGGTGCCGAGCAGCGAACCGCAGAAGATCAGCACGCCGCTGTCCTGTTCCCGGAACCGTGTCAGCGCGACCCGGGCCACGGTGGCGGCGCCCAGCAGATCGGTGGTCACCACCTGCTCGAAAACCTCGGCGGGCACGTCCTCGAACCGGCCGTACGCCATCACGGCCGCCGTGTGCACCCACACGTCGAGGCGGCCGAACGCGCTGGTGGCAGTCACCGCCACCTGCTCGACCGTCTCCGGCCGGGTGATGTCGGCGACGACCACCCGCACCTCGGCGCCGGCCGCCCGGCACAGCGCGGCGACCATCTCCAGCCCGGGCCGGGAGCGGGCGGCCAGCACCAGGCGGGCGCCGTCGCGGGCGAAGGCGAGCGCAGCGGCCCGCCCGACGCCGCTGGAGGCACCGGTGATCACGACTACCGAGTTCGCGCGCACGCCCCCCGCTGTACCCGCCGCGAGCTGCCCTAAGCAGGTTGCGCCGGACCGTTGGTTGCGCCCGGACCGCTGGTTGTAATAGAAATTGTTACGATGGCTTCGAACAGCAGAGTGACGATCGCGGCGCACGCGCTCGCGTGGCTGGAGCTCGCCCGCCGGCGCGGCCGCCCCTGGCTCACCTCCGACGAGGTGGCCGCGAGCGTCAACACGAACCCGGTGATCCTGCGGCGCAGCCTCGGCGACCTGCGGCGCGCCGGCCTGGTCACCGCGCGGCGCGGCACCGGGGCCGGATTCGCGCTGGCCCGCCCCGCCGAGGAGATCACCCTCTACGACGTGTGGGCAGCCGTCGAGGCCGAGCCACTGCTCGCCCTGCACCACTCCGAACCCAACCAGCAGTGCCCGGTGGGCCGCGGCATCCGGCCCGTGCTCAGCGAGATGTACGACGAGGCGACCACCGCGTTCGGCCAGGCCCTGGCCCACCGCACGATCGCCGACATCCTCGAGAGGATCCCGACGTGATCGTCGAGCTTCGGCAGTACACACTGCACCCCGGCCGCCGCGACGAGCTGATCGAGCTGTTCGACGCGCAGTTCGTCGAGTCCCAGGAGGCCCTCGGCATGGCCGTGCTCGGCCAGTTCCGCGACCTGGACCGGCCCGACGTGTTCGTCTGGCTGCGCGGCTTCCCCGACATGGCCGCCCGCGGCCGCGGGCTGCGCGAGTTCTACGGCGGCCCGGTGTGGAAGCAGCACCGCGACGCGGCGAACGCCACGATGATCGACTCCGACGACGTGCTGCTGCTACAGGCGATCGTGCCGCCGCCGGCGCATCCGCGCGACGGCCGGCCTGCGGAGTCGATCATCCGGGCCACGATCTGGTATCGCGACCGGCCCTTCGACGACGCGTTCGCGCAGTGGTTCACCGGCCAGGACACCGGCGCCGTCGCCGTGCTGTCGAGCGAGTACGCCGAGAACAACTTCCCGGCCCTGCCGGTGCGCGAGGGCGAGCACGCGTTCGCCTGGTTCACCCGTTCCCCCGGCGAGGTGACACCACCCGACCACTTCGGCGTCGTGAAGACCGAGCGGTTGCGACTGACCCCGACCGCCCGGTCCACCTTCCGATGACAGGCACAGTGCCGGGACGGGACCCGCGGCGCCGGTGGTGGATCCTTGTCGCGGTCGGCGTGACCGGGCTGGTAGGGGCGTATGCCGGATTTGTTCTCACGGCGACCGGACAGGCGCTGGAGAACGCCGCGCTACGAGGCGCCGACCAGGTCGCCGACTGGAATCTCGCCGAGTCGGACGAAGCGCTGGCGCACATCACGGTCGCCTCCCTCGCGGTGGCATGCACGGTGATCGCGGTGGTGGGTCTGCTGCGGCGATCCGTGCCGCTCGCCGTGGCCGCGGTGGGAACGGTCGTCGCCGGTCAGGTCGTGACGCAGGGCCTCAAGACGTTCATCCTTCCGCGGCCGGCTCTGGTGGAGGCGTCCGAGGCGTACACCGGCAACAGCTTCCCGAGCGGGCACACGGCGATCGCGCTCACGGTGCTCGCCGCCACGCTCATGCTCGCGACGTGGCGCGTACGCGGAGTCGCGCTGTTCTTCGTGGCGAGCTCGGCAGTCGCGATCGCCGGTTACACGCTGCAGTCCAAGTGGCACCGGCTCAGCGACACGCTCGGCTCAGCGGCGGTGACTCTCATCGTGGCGTCGCTCGCGTCACTGTGGCTGCACCGGCGCGGGCTGGTACGCACGGTCACCACCGGGGGCCACCGCGCGCGGATCGTGCTCGTAGCGGCGCCACTCGCGATCGGGACCGTCGTCTCGGCTGCGCTCGGCGTGCTCCTGCTGGTCGCGTCGGACGACGTGCTCGGCGCCGACCCGGTGATCGAGTACAACGTGTATCTGGCGCTTCAGTCGCTCGCAGCGGCCGGGTCCGGCGCGACCGCCCTCGCCCTGTGGTGGAGCTGGCACCGTATCGAGGTCGTCACCCACGCTGACGGCGCGGCACCGCAGCGGCCGGACCGGTCGACGTCAGCGGCTGCCGCCGCGGAAGATGCGCAGGAAGAACAGGAAGACGTTGAGGATGTCGAGGAAGATCGACGCCGCTAGCAGCGGGGCGGCGTCGATGTCCTTGGAGCGCCGCAGCCGCTGGAAATCGAACATGATGAAGCCTGCGAAGATCACCAAGCCGAGTACGGAGTAGATCAGCGAGCCGTACGGGATGTTGACGAAGATCAGCACGATGCCGAAGACGAGCAGGGCGACCAGCGCCCAGAAACAGATCCGGGCCAGGGCTGACAGGTCGCGGCGGGTGGCGTACCCCGCGGCGCCGAAGGCGGCCACGAACAGAGCCGTCGCTCCCCCTGCCTGCCAGAGTGCCTGCGGGTCGGTGCTGGCGTAGTAGACCAGCGTCGGCGCGACCGCCACGCCCATCAGCAGCCCGAAGCCGAGCAGCAGCGCGACGGTTGTCTGCCGCGAGCGGCGCACGGTGAACTGCATGGCGATCAGGGCGGCGAACGAGGCGAGGTAGGCCAGGAAGGCCACGCCGACGGGCAGGTTGCGGCCGAGGTACGCGCCCATGGCGAACAGTCCGGTGGTCACCGCGACGTAGCCCATCGTCTGCGCGAACAGGGTACGGCTGTGGTCGCGG is part of the Actinoplanes sp. NBC_00393 genome and harbors:
- a CDS encoding dihydrofolate reductase family protein, whose protein sequence is MSAHDTQPQTADGKVLWHFSMSLDGFVAGPHHAMDWLVGTPTRPGLIAEYTTTTGAVLAGRNGFDAMPGARPYGDDWQGPIFILTHHPQDAPPTPGITFLSCDVAEAVRIGLDAAGGKNLEVFSPTIGRQLLALGLIDEIDIHISPVLLGDGIRLFDNPGGKPVALHRVGAGDPLEEVNVRYRPAPARH
- a CDS encoding epoxide hydrolase family protein, whose product is MSEQITPFRIDIADERLDDLRRRLQATRWPEPLPGDDWTTGVPTGWLRKLAEYWRTEFDWRAAERRLNSFPQFTTAIDGQRIHFLHVRSPHPDALPLVLTHGWPGSVAEFLDLIGPLTEPDDPADAFHLVIPSLPGFGFSGPTADGGWDTDRIARAWAELMRRLGYERYGVQGGDIGAAVSPRVARTAPKNVVGVHVNGDPGPMPPMELSDEELASLSEVERDRIARIQEFMQEQFGYIAIQSTRPQTLAYGLTDSPAGQLAWIMDKFREWTHPRPTLPEEIISRDWLLTNASIYWFTATAGSAAYVGYGQSNWGAVDENSGVPTGVIVFAQDIGIRRYAETQNTIVRWTDVDHGGHFAALEEPDLLVADVRDFFRDLR
- a CDS encoding helix-turn-helix transcriptional regulator, translated to MAETSARLLRLLALLQTPREWSGTELARNLDVDVRTVRRDIQKLRDLGYPVHATAGAAGYRLGAGTRLPPLLLDDEEAVAVAVGLRTAASGSITGIEEISLRALAKLEQVLPSRVRQRVDLLRSVTVAVPGGITVDPDVLTAVAAACRDQHRLRFDYTRQDAVSTLRVAEPYRLVHTGRRWYLVGWDVDRQDWRTYRVDRMRPRVPTGPRFSPRPLPDEDLAAYVTRGVSTAPYRCRARITLHVPPAEAAERIPPTIGALEAVDETSCVLHTGSNSLDELALYVGRFGFRFRVHEPPELIAHLRELAGRLAAAAE
- a CDS encoding alpha/beta fold hydrolase translates to MPHAALPAGTIHYRDTGHGRPVVLLHGLLQDGRLWNPVADRLAGHLRCITPDLPLGAHRVAMRPGADLSASGVAGTVADLLDHLDLRDVTIVGNDTGGVIAQVLAAHRPDRLGRLVLTSCEAFDNVPPAVFRTLPVAARLGLLPALLSALRVRPLRALPTGYGWLTRNPLPHDLIDDWIAAYYRSPDVRRDTRRFVASLGDRRLLTRLADKLADFPHPSLIVWAADDKLFPPAHAGRLGRLLNAAQVELVADSRTWLMIDQPDRTAALIRNFVEDTRLTRRGGCGGPAGTAPS
- a CDS encoding TetR/AcrR family transcriptional regulator, which gives rise to MEPRTTKHAQRSAATRERLITAARTLFEQRGYADVGTEEIVHTAGVTRGALYHQFRDKAELFGAVVELVETEIVAQVTSALAEPAADPVAGLLRGARVFLTAYADPRIDQVVLRDAPAVLGAAGWQQLNEQYGLGLVQSAVQNLIDAGVLTPQPAAPLAQLLLGALNEAARYVAASGDAGAATDECVHVLGQLLDGIRARA
- a CDS encoding serine/threonine-protein kinase, encoding MAGEEPLGCGYLLHEEIGRGAWAVMRRATNRWGGPPLAAKLLHARYAGDRRVRDVILQEEAVLRGLRHESVVALHDLVVEGGQIAFLTEYVDGVNLRQHLAARGGRLSTGEAGAIGLQVASALAAAHAQGILHLDLKPENVLVTGALAVKVSDFGVSALCSVAGAPGYVAPEVLGGGTATAAADVYALGVLLAEMITGLPPAEAVRADLPLLARNCLAAEPRDRPAARNVAAHLRAATAGTDTGGTRTSPTRPLQTAPIPATRFDDAEPTWRATVPVPPVARPRDAAPEPAAAPPHRIRVSLKVTVGFTVGVSVALGLAVNQATDGSADGSMPAVSAPASAAAPMASIRVATVAATAAERTRATYAARLPGGAGTLFLALRDGVAIAYLCDGNRVEAWFRGTVAGGAYHLTGKQGTLDGVFTSAKATGRITLGDRDIVFAVPAVRKPSALFRAAADVRGARVKGGWIVLPDGTQVGVLTVGDEPRPAPSLDTVGRTATLDGAAVAATAIDTEDGSGF
- a CDS encoding Kelch repeat-containing protein — encoded protein: MSGRLRDAHRSSAVWLILAAVTLAAGCAAGDPPPPPASGLTMAVPRASHTATPLPGGRVLIVGGCVVDHCDGAAGADSELFDPVTGRFTPGAPLSVPRAGHTATALADGRVLVAGGFSGERQPPLAGAEVYDPAAGRFEPAGAMSQRRAEHTATRLQDGRVLIAGGTNGMDTLAGAEIYDPATGRFSAAAELPGRRSMHGATLLANGQVLVAGGRSARDRLVDTAAVYDPAAGSWRAAGRLDAPKYKLAVAALPDGGALVVGGQTADDRQARLSRTELFDPRSGTFRPGPTMSEPRYKISDAVVTLADGRVVIAGGYGAETYADGALRALGTVPGPERQFPAAAALPDGRVLITGGYDDRTYLTATAVVIRP
- a CDS encoding FadR/GntR family transcriptional regulator, encoding MRRRVAPAAGATRRPSRTDEVQQQIKQLILERGLTAGDPMPTELELLDEINVSRNSLREALKALQAVGIVEIRHGFGMYVGTMSLVSLVDELTFHGRMSLQAGRNDLRHLVQIREVLESGLIQQVIRGREAGTPAAAELAEVMEQMEAEARAGSVTPETDKRFHELLYEPLGNPLVTQLLAAFWDVYHALHTELDEADETPVEIAARHRRVYDAVCAGDIDESVAALNEHFSGIRRRLS